In Harmonia axyridis chromosome X, icHarAxyr1.1, whole genome shotgun sequence, a single window of DNA contains:
- the LOC123685632 gene encoding organic cation transporter protein-like, which translates to MDDDVDIDGMLHLVGDFSRYQFLLLVLFSIINVLSGFHYFGQTFISVFPDYKCNSSIFNDTISNSVHIGACDIKIYEEDRIQEIPCTEGWSYNSQYNYISIIQEFNWICGLEWIPALGQSVFFIGSVVGSLIFGVLADKIGRLHCLVASHTILCIGNIFTVFSKDPICFIMSRFIAGGATDTNFVMMYIIVMEYIRPKMRTLGLNLTIGVFYCLSCMTVPWVAVSLGNWWLFLLVISLPNLLIISFYLYVPESAQWLISKGRTEEAIKCFKEIAKYNRREIPPKSIDSLKQYCEKHVDNAKGKHENLLGLLRTPKLRKKTLILIFKSMVMTLCYDAISRNVNGLGFSPFLVFSITSSTILPSCIFILITQDRIGRKALASGALFLSGIFTISSGIFQASMDKPQPLIILALAIISRLSVNVAYNSGAQYAVELIPVVVRGQGVSAIHVAGYAASFFSSQILLLSTIWRPSPDAILGTLLILGAVACLFLPETLNKVLPVTLEDGELFGEGEGIFEFSFFKKPKSVSTTELVE; encoded by the exons ATGGATGACGATGTTGATATAGATGGAATGCTGCATTTGGTGGGTGATTTCAGCAGGTATCAGTTTCTCCTATTGGTCCTTTTCAGTATAATCAACGTGCTGTCTGGATTCCATTATTTTGGACAAACTTTTATAAGTGTCTTCCCAGATTACAAGTGTAATTCGTCCATATTCAATGATACTATTAGTAATTCGGTACACATTGGTGCATGTGATATCAAAATATACGAGGAGGATCGTATACAAGAAATACCCTGCACAGAAGGCTGGAGTTACAACAGCCAATACAACTATATCAGCATCATACAAGAG tTCAATTGGATTTGTGGTCTTGAATGGATTCCGGCACTAGGACAATCAGTGTTCTTTATTGGCTCAGTTGTTGGCAGCTTGATATTTGGTGTTTTGGCAGATAAAATAGGAAGACTTCATTGCCTTGTTGCATCACATACCATATTATGCATCGGAAATATATTTACAGTGTTTTCCAAAGATCCAATATGTTTTATTATGAGCAGATTTATAGCTGGAGGGGCCACAGATACGAATTTCGTCATGATGTATATCATTG TTATGGAGTACATCCGACCTAAGATGCGAACTCTTGGCCTCAATCTAACAATTGGAGTTTTTTACTGTCTGTCCTGCATGACTGTCCCTTGGGTAGCAGTTTCTTTGGGAAACTGGTGGCTGTTCCTTTTAGTGATCTCGCTGCCCAATCTTTTAATTATCTCGTTCTACCTGTATGTCCCCGAAAGTGCTCAGTGGCTCATTAGTAAAGGGCGAACCGAGGAGGCCATCAAGTGTTTCAAGGAAATTGCCAAGTATAACAGGAGAGAGATTCCACCGAAATCTATAGATTCTCTGAAGCAATATTGCGAGAAGCACGTCGACAACGCAAAGGGAAAGCACGAAAATCTACTGGGTCTGTTAAGAACTCCCAAGCtgagaaaaaaaacattgattCTAATCTTCAAATC gatgGTAATGACGCTCTGCTACGATGCCATATCACGCAACGTAAATGGTCTAGGTTTTTCGCCATTTTTAGTCTTCAGTATAACATCTTCAACTATCCTACCATCCTGCATTTTCATCTTGATAACTCAAGATAGAATAGGAAGGAAAGCTTTAGCAAGCGGAGCCTTGTTCTTGAGTGGTATCTTCACCATATCCTCTGGCATTTTTCAAGCTTCTATGGATAAACCTCAACCTTTAATCATATTAGCTTTGGCTATAATATCCAGACTTTCTGTCAACGTGGCATACAACTCTGGAGCTCAGTATGCTGTAGAGTTGATACCAGTTGTGGTGAGAGGTCAAGGTGTATCAGCTATACATGTTGCAGGATATGCTGCTAGCTTCTTCAGTTCACAAATTCTTCTATTAAGCACCATTTGGAGGCCATCGCCTGATGCTATCCTGGGAACTCTGCTCATACTAGGAGCAGTTGCTTGTCTTTTTCTACCAGAAACTTTAAACAAGGTCCTTCCAGTTACTTTGGAGGATGGAGAGTTATTTGGAGAAGGAGAGGGCATATTCgaattttcattcttcaaaaAACCCAAGAGTGTAAGCACAACAGAATTAGTAGAGTGA